A single region of the Streptomyces sp. NBC_00425 genome encodes:
- a CDS encoding protein kinase family protein, protein MAERSTAAVDVADNSGDEPLTAQADQSTADGVVKNGEQDTDSDEAQGSGGTEHPGKASPPELHSGHKLARRYRLEECVTRLDGFSSWRAVDEKLRRAVGVHILPADHSRARSVLAAARSSALLGDPRFVQVLDAVEENDLVYVVHEWLPDATELTALLAAGPLEPHDAYQMVSQIASAMAAAHREGLSHLRLNPNAVLRTSSGQWRIRGLAVNAALRGVATDTPQRTDTEAIGALLYAALTQRWPYENDAYGLSGLPKDVGLIAPDQVRAGVHRGLSELSMRALVNDGATASRHEAACTTPEELVKAIGEMPRIRPPEPAFTAPPEYQRTTYQQGTYGRPAPHPGATQRVPVPPPPLQSRAGKALKWAVSALLIAALGLGSWQLADALMDRSKPDDTNQTQTTDEGDKSPQKPVSGKPIAITGARDFDPFGPDHSEKPAEIGKTYDSSAATYWQTDHYLSSRLGNLKPGVGVILDLGKVQKVGKVTVAFVGDTSVELRAADSATTSEPTSFDAYPKVTEGSGSTVTLKPGKSLMTRYLLVWLTKLPLDDEGKYRGRVGDIKVSS, encoded by the coding sequence GTGGCGGAACGGAGCACAGCTGCCGTCGACGTGGCAGACAACAGCGGTGACGAGCCGCTGACCGCACAAGCGGACCAGTCCACGGCCGACGGGGTGGTCAAGAACGGGGAGCAGGACACGGACAGCGACGAGGCACAGGGGAGCGGCGGGACGGAACATCCCGGAAAGGCCTCACCGCCAGAACTGCACAGCGGTCACAAGCTCGCCAGACGCTACCGCCTCGAAGAGTGCGTCACCCGTCTGGACGGTTTCAGCAGTTGGCGTGCGGTCGACGAGAAACTCCGCCGGGCCGTGGGCGTCCACATCCTGCCCGCGGACCACTCACGGGCTCGTTCGGTGCTGGCCGCGGCCCGCTCCTCCGCCCTGCTCGGCGATCCGCGCTTCGTCCAGGTGCTGGACGCCGTCGAGGAGAACGACCTCGTCTACGTGGTCCACGAGTGGCTGCCCGACGCCACCGAACTGACCGCGCTGCTCGCGGCCGGTCCGCTGGAGCCGCACGACGCCTACCAGATGGTCAGTCAGATCGCCTCCGCGATGGCCGCGGCACACCGCGAAGGCCTGTCGCATCTGCGGCTGAACCCCAACGCCGTGCTGCGCACCTCCTCGGGGCAGTGGCGCATCCGCGGCCTCGCCGTGAACGCCGCCCTGCGCGGCGTCGCCACCGACACCCCGCAGCGCACCGACACCGAGGCGATCGGCGCCCTGCTCTACGCGGCGCTCACCCAGCGCTGGCCCTACGAGAACGACGCCTACGGGCTGTCCGGCCTGCCGAAGGACGTCGGGCTGATCGCCCCCGACCAGGTGCGCGCCGGCGTCCACCGCGGGCTGTCGGAGCTGTCCATGCGCGCGCTCGTCAACGACGGCGCGACCGCCTCCCGGCACGAGGCCGCCTGCACCACGCCGGAGGAGCTGGTGAAGGCGATCGGCGAGATGCCCCGCATCCGCCCGCCGGAGCCGGCGTTCACCGCACCGCCGGAATACCAGCGCACGACGTACCAACAGGGCACCTACGGCCGCCCCGCGCCGCACCCGGGCGCCACACAGCGGGTGCCGGTGCCGCCGCCTCCGCTGCAGAGCCGCGCCGGCAAGGCCCTGAAGTGGGCGGTCTCCGCCCTCCTCATCGCCGCGCTCGGCCTCGGCAGCTGGCAGCTCGCGGACGCCCTGATGGACCGGAGCAAGCCCGACGACACCAACCAGACCCAGACGACGGACGAGGGCGACAAGTCACCCCAGAAACCTGTATCCGGTAAGCCGATCGCCATCACCGGTGCCCGCGATTTCGATCCGTTCGGCCCCGATCATTCGGAGAAGCCGGCTGAAATAGGGAAGACCTATGACAGCAGTGCGGCCACTTACTGGCAGACGGACCACTACCTGAGCTCACGCTTGGGCAACCTGAAGCCGGGTGTCGGTGTCATTCTGGATCTCGGCAAGGTTCAGAAGGTCGGGAAGGTGACCGTGGCGTTCGTGGGCGACACCTCAGTCGAACTCCGTGCGGCCGACTCGGCGACAACCTCGGAACCCACCTCGTTCGATGC
- the murJ gene encoding murein biosynthesis integral membrane protein MurJ yields the protein MNAPYEGDRGQAAGGSGPPEGMPPENGQVPPQHPADMYLQDAYDQDPYRSQDLTAQDPVAEALYDRAAHPPPPPGAHQPPQPLYGTPAQSPYAPDPRMWAQTPAPEPEGPTQYLPYGDDPRTTRFVGVDDLVTHSGEQQHQPDAFAHLFRDQQHSGPPQQAGSAEPPAVPGPAQAPGGPSAAARYQAPASPSPAVDQTMNLTATPDAAPVPDTAAASKKGGRAAGLLKSSAVMAAGTMVSRLTGFVRSALIVSALGVGVLGDTFQVAYQLPTMIYILTVGGGLNSVFVPQLVRAMKEDEDGGEAFANRLLTLVMVALGVLTVAAIAAAPVLIRLLSDSVASNPAANEVGVTFVRYFLPSIFFMGVHVVMGQILNARGKFGAMMWTPVLNNIVIIVTLGMFIYVYGTSADSGMKVTTIPPEAERLLGAGILLGLVVQALAMIPYLRETGFRLRLRFDWKGHGLGKAATLAKWTVLFVLANQAGALVVSQLSTSAGEDSPVDGTGFAAYANAQLIWGLPQAIITVSLMAALLPRISRSAAEGDGGAVRDDISQGLRTTAVAIVPIAFGFLALGIPMCTLIFGSSGTREATNMGFMLMAFGLGLIPYSVQYVVLRAFYAYEDTRTPFYNTVIVAAVNASASAVCYFVLPARWAVVGMAASYGLAYAIGVGVAWNRLRKRLGGDLDGSHVLRTYARLCIASVPAALISGAACYAIGHSLGQGVLGSFAALLAGGALLLGVFFVAARRMRIEELNSLVGMVRGRLGR from the coding sequence ATGAACGCGCCGTACGAGGGTGACCGCGGCCAGGCCGCGGGCGGCTCGGGCCCTCCCGAGGGCATGCCGCCCGAGAACGGGCAGGTGCCGCCGCAGCACCCCGCGGACATGTACCTCCAGGACGCCTACGACCAGGATCCCTACCGGTCCCAGGACCTCACCGCACAGGACCCGGTCGCCGAGGCCCTCTACGACCGTGCCGCGCACCCGCCGCCGCCCCCGGGCGCCCACCAGCCGCCCCAGCCGCTGTACGGCACGCCTGCGCAGTCCCCGTACGCCCCCGATCCGCGTATGTGGGCCCAGACCCCGGCGCCCGAGCCGGAAGGCCCCACCCAGTACCTGCCCTACGGCGACGACCCTCGCACCACCCGGTTCGTCGGCGTCGACGACCTGGTGACGCACTCCGGCGAGCAGCAGCACCAGCCCGACGCCTTCGCCCACCTCTTCCGGGACCAGCAGCACAGCGGTCCCCCGCAGCAGGCCGGCTCGGCGGAGCCCCCGGCTGTGCCGGGCCCCGCCCAGGCGCCCGGCGGCCCGTCCGCGGCTGCCCGCTACCAGGCCCCGGCGTCCCCGTCCCCCGCGGTGGACCAGACGATGAACCTCACCGCCACGCCCGACGCCGCACCCGTGCCCGACACCGCGGCCGCCTCGAAGAAGGGCGGACGCGCCGCGGGTCTGCTGAAGTCCAGCGCCGTCATGGCGGCGGGCACGATGGTCTCCCGCCTCACCGGCTTCGTCCGTTCCGCACTGATCGTCTCCGCACTGGGCGTCGGTGTCCTCGGCGACACCTTCCAGGTCGCCTACCAGCTGCCGACGATGATCTACATCCTGACCGTCGGCGGCGGACTCAACTCCGTCTTCGTGCCGCAGCTCGTGCGCGCCATGAAGGAGGACGAGGACGGCGGCGAGGCCTTCGCCAACCGGCTGCTCACCCTGGTCATGGTGGCGCTCGGCGTGCTCACCGTCGCCGCGATCGCCGCCGCGCCCGTCCTGATCCGTCTGCTGTCCGACTCGGTGGCCAGCAACCCGGCGGCCAACGAGGTCGGCGTCACCTTCGTCCGCTACTTCCTGCCCTCGATCTTCTTCATGGGCGTCCACGTGGTGATGGGTCAGATCCTCAACGCGCGCGGGAAGTTCGGCGCGATGATGTGGACGCCGGTCCTCAACAACATCGTCATCATCGTGACGCTGGGCATGTTCATCTATGTCTACGGCACCTCCGCCGACTCGGGCATGAAGGTCACGACCATCCCGCCGGAGGCCGAGCGGCTCCTCGGCGCAGGAATCCTGCTCGGGCTGGTCGTGCAGGCCCTCGCGATGATCCCGTATCTGCGCGAGACCGGGTTCCGGCTGCGGCTGCGCTTCGACTGGAAGGGCCACGGCCTCGGCAAGGCGGCGACCCTCGCCAAGTGGACCGTGCTGTTCGTCCTGGCCAACCAGGCCGGCGCGCTCGTCGTCTCCCAGCTGTCCACGTCCGCCGGCGAGGACTCGCCGGTCGACGGCACCGGCTTCGCCGCCTACGCCAACGCCCAGCTCATCTGGGGTCTGCCGCAGGCCATCATCACCGTCTCCCTGATGGCCGCGCTGCTGCCCCGCATCTCCCGCTCGGCCGCAGAGGGCGACGGCGGCGCCGTCCGCGACGACATCTCGCAGGGCCTGCGCACCACCGCGGTCGCGATCGTGCCGATCGCGTTCGGCTTCCTCGCGCTCGGCATCCCGATGTGCACGCTGATCTTCGGCTCCTCGGGTACCCGTGAGGCCACGAACATGGGGTTCATGCTGATGGCCTTCGGCCTCGGCCTGATCCCCTACTCCGTGCAGTACGTCGTCCTGCGCGCGTTCTACGCCTACGAAGACACCCGCACCCCGTTCTACAACACGGTCATCGTGGCCGCGGTCAACGCGAGCGCCTCGGCGGTCTGCTACTTCGTCCTCCCCGCCCGCTGGGCGGTGGTCGGCATGGCGGCCTCCTACGGCCTGGCGTACGCCATCGGCGTCGGCGTCGCCTGGAACCGGCTGCGCAAGCGGCTGGGCGGCGACCTCGACGGCTCCCACGTCCTGCGCACGTACGCCCGTCTGTGCATCGCCTCCGTACCGGCCGCCCTGATCAGCGGCGCGGCCTGCTACGCCATCGGCCACAGCCTCGGTCAGGGTGTCCTCGGCTCGTTCGCCGCGCTGCTGGCCGGCGGGGCGCTGCTGCTCGGCGTCTTCTTCGTCGCCGCCCGCCGCATGCGCATCGAGGAGCTCAACTCGCTCGTCGGTATGGTGCGCGGACGCCTGGGTCGCTGA
- a CDS encoding DUF6049 family protein, with amino-acid sequence MAEAADFPGMHPSPARRWLRRTGALLAGAPLLAGLLQLPAQAAGQSVAKDSSDAGTVAVAVDSLTPAAPGDGDTVTVSGTVTNKGKQAVTDAHVGLSVGSPLTTRSAIDSAADHADALPADGAEVGGKYVAAFAELAPGVAEHFTIAVPVDKLDLDKDGVYPLSVTLSGETSARRWEQVLGVQRTFLPWQPDAADTRTRTTVLWPLTSSVHMTAETGSNAQQTPVFLNDDLAREIAPGGRLDQLLSLGRDLDVTWVIDPDLLASVDAMTGSYRIRGEGDTTTAGTRQAVAKQWLADLQSAVTGKEVVALPFADPDLASLAHNGTGVTGSLNQLKAATDVAATTVETVLHVTPSTDYAWPVEGAVDPSIVKVATSAGADKVIARSDSLTDGDLSYTPSAARPIGGGITAVVADARLSTAFQGDLTRASATTLAVQQFLAQSLELNLQTDKQRSIVVAPQRMQTAAQARALAQALTTLQTGTWSQSQPLTAAAKTKPDPRASTTVPPKKAYPSALRKQQLPRSAFEQMAETQEELDNFKVILAREARVVTPFGRAINREMSTSWRGRSTAASAFRQSVRAYLDTLTGQVKLIDKSDTKLSGRSATIPVTVQNNLVQGVDHLILRLTSTNPTRLEIGGYDYAEQRVTVSGGHTSTVKFPTSANVNGQTRVIAQLYTEDGQKYGKAVAFEVKVTEITATVMLVIGGGVLLLVLAGFRMYTQRKRAAARRAEQPGEAQETGEAGPDAGSDASGEPAAGPEDPGDSVGHAGEDSGVPTGADGPQQPSDGTPDTAAESADPPGTGERVDR; translated from the coding sequence GTGGCCGAGGCGGCAGACTTCCCGGGGATGCATCCCTCACCTGCCCGCCGGTGGCTGCGGCGCACCGGCGCACTGCTCGCCGGGGCGCCTCTGCTGGCCGGTCTCCTTCAGCTGCCCGCGCAGGCCGCCGGCCAGTCCGTCGCCAAGGACTCCTCCGACGCGGGAACCGTCGCCGTCGCCGTCGACTCGCTCACCCCCGCCGCTCCCGGCGACGGGGACACGGTGACCGTCTCCGGCACGGTCACCAACAAGGGCAAGCAGGCGGTCACCGACGCCCACGTGGGCCTGAGCGTGGGTTCACCGCTCACCACCCGCTCGGCGATCGACAGTGCCGCCGACCACGCGGACGCCCTCCCCGCCGACGGCGCCGAGGTGGGCGGCAAGTACGTCGCCGCGTTCGCCGAGCTCGCGCCGGGCGTCGCCGAGCACTTCACCATCGCCGTCCCGGTCGACAAGCTCGACCTCGACAAGGACGGCGTCTACCCGCTGAGCGTCACCCTGTCCGGCGAGACGTCGGCCAGGCGGTGGGAGCAGGTGCTGGGCGTCCAGCGGACCTTCCTGCCGTGGCAGCCCGACGCCGCGGACACCCGCACCCGGACGACCGTGCTGTGGCCGCTGACGTCCAGCGTCCACATGACGGCGGAGACCGGCTCGAACGCCCAGCAGACGCCGGTCTTCCTCAACGACGACCTGGCCCGTGAGATCGCTCCCGGCGGCCGCCTCGACCAGCTCCTGAGCCTCGGCAGGGACCTCGACGTCACCTGGGTGATCGACCCCGACCTGCTGGCGTCCGTCGACGCCATGACCGGCAGCTACCGGATCCGCGGCGAGGGCGACACCACCACGGCCGGCACCCGGCAGGCGGTCGCCAAGCAGTGGCTCGCCGATCTGCAGAGCGCGGTGACCGGCAAGGAAGTCGTGGCGCTGCCCTTCGCCGACCCCGACCTGGCCTCGCTCGCGCACAACGGCACCGGCGTCACCGGCTCGCTGAACCAGCTCAAGGCCGCCACCGACGTCGCCGCCACCACGGTGGAGACGGTGCTCCACGTGACCCCGAGCACCGACTACGCCTGGCCGGTGGAAGGCGCCGTCGACCCCTCGATCGTGAAGGTCGCCACCTCCGCCGGGGCCGACAAGGTGATCGCGCGCAGCGACAGCCTGACGGACGGCGACCTGTCGTACACGCCGTCCGCGGCCCGGCCGATCGGCGGCGGCATCACGGCGGTGGTGGCGGACGCACGGCTGTCGACGGCGTTCCAGGGCGATCTGACGAGGGCCTCCGCGACCACGCTCGCCGTGCAGCAGTTCCTCGCCCAGAGCCTCGAGCTGAACCTGCAGACGGACAAGCAGCGCAGCATCGTCGTCGCCCCGCAGCGCATGCAGACCGCCGCCCAGGCCCGGGCTCTGGCGCAGGCCCTCACGACGCTCCAGACCGGCACCTGGTCGCAGTCCCAGCCGCTCACGGCGGCCGCCAAGACCAAGCCCGATCCGCGCGCCAGCACCACGGTCCCGCCGAAGAAGGCGTACCCCTCCGCGCTGCGCAAGCAGCAGCTGCCCCGGTCGGCCTTCGAGCAGATGGCCGAGACCCAGGAAGAACTCGACAACTTCAAGGTGATCCTCGCCCGGGAAGCCCGCGTGGTGACCCCCTTCGGGCGGGCCATAAACCGCGAGATGTCCACGTCCTGGCGAGGCCGCAGCACCGCCGCGAGCGCGTTCCGGCAGAGCGTGCGGGCGTACCTCGACACGCTCACCGGCCAGGTGAAGCTGATCGACAAGTCGGACACGAAGCTCTCCGGGCGCAGCGCCACCATCCCGGTGACCGTGCAGAACAACCTGGTGCAGGGCGTCGACCACCTGATTCTGCGGCTCACGTCGACCAACCCGACCCGTCTGGAGATCGGCGGCTACGACTACGCCGAGCAGCGCGTCACCGTCTCCGGCGGGCACACGTCGACGGTGAAGTTCCCCACGTCGGCCAACGTCAACGGCCAGACGCGGGTGATCGCGCAGCTGTACACCGAGGACGGACAGAAGTACGGCAAGGCGGTCGCCTTCGAGGTGAAGGTCACCGAGATCACGGCCACGGTGATGCTGGTCATCGGCGGCGGCGTCCTGCTCCTCGTGCTGGCGGGCTTCCGCATGTACACCCAGCGCAAACGCGCCGCGGCCCGGCGGGCCGAGCAGCCGGGCGAGGCCCAAGAGACCGGTGAGGCCGGCCCGGACGCCGGTTCCGACGCGTCGGGCGAGCCCGCCGCCGGCCCGGAGGATCCCGGGGATTCCGTGGGTCACGCCGGCGAGGACTCCGGCGTCCCGACGGGGGCGGACGGCCCGCAGCAGCCGAGTGACGGGACCCCGGACACCGCAGCGGAAAGCGCGGACCCGCCCGGCACGGGTGAGAGAGTGGACCGTTGA
- a CDS encoding CCA tRNA nucleotidyltransferase: protein MPNANEDNLSALSQVQHRAVSELLRVAPVADDLARRFQEAGFSLALVGGSVRDALLDRLGNDLDFTTDARPEDVLKIVRPWADSVWEVGIAFGTVGLQKEARVEGVDRCFQIEVTTYRSEAYDRTSRKPEVSYGDSIEQDLVRRDFTVNAMAVALPEKEFIDPHGGLGDLAARVLRTPGTPEESFSDDPLRMMRAARFAAQLDFEVAAEVVTAMTEMAGRIEIVSAERVRDELNKLILSAHPRKGLALLADTGIAGHVLPELPALRLESDEHHRHKDVYEHTLIVLEQAIDLEEDGPDLVLRLAALLHDIGKPRTRRFEKDGRVSFHHHEVVGAKMTKKRMTALKYSNELVKDVSRLVELHLRFHGYGMGEWTDSAVRRYVRDAGSLLERLHKLTRSDCTTRNKRKAVSLSRAYDGLEERIAQLKEKEQLDAIRPDLDGNQIMEILGVGPGPAIGNAYKHLLELRLEHGPMEHDAAVNALKQWWAEQG, encoded by the coding sequence GTGCCGAACGCCAACGAAGACAACCTCAGCGCCCTGAGCCAGGTGCAGCACCGTGCGGTGAGCGAACTCCTGCGGGTCGCCCCTGTCGCCGACGATCTCGCCCGCCGTTTCCAGGAGGCCGGGTTCTCCCTCGCCCTGGTCGGCGGCTCGGTCCGGGACGCGTTGCTCGACCGGCTCGGCAACGATCTGGACTTCACGACGGACGCCCGGCCCGAGGACGTCCTGAAGATCGTGCGCCCCTGGGCGGACTCCGTGTGGGAGGTCGGGATCGCCTTCGGCACCGTGGGGCTTCAGAAGGAGGCCCGCGTCGAAGGCGTCGACCGGTGCTTCCAGATCGAGGTCACCACCTACCGTTCGGAGGCGTACGACCGCACCTCGCGCAAGCCCGAGGTGTCGTACGGGGACTCCATCGAGCAGGACCTCGTTCGGCGCGACTTCACCGTGAACGCCATGGCTGTCGCGCTGCCCGAGAAGGAGTTCATCGACCCGCACGGCGGACTCGGCGACCTCGCGGCCCGGGTTCTGCGTACTCCGGGCACGCCGGAGGAGTCCTTCTCGGACGACCCGCTGCGCATGATGCGCGCCGCCCGATTCGCCGCCCAGCTGGACTTCGAGGTCGCTGCCGAGGTCGTCACGGCGATGACGGAGATGGCCGGCCGTATCGAGATCGTCTCGGCCGAGCGGGTACGGGACGAGCTGAACAAGCTGATCCTCTCCGCGCACCCGCGCAAGGGACTGGCCCTGCTGGCCGACACCGGCATCGCCGGTCATGTGCTGCCCGAGCTGCCCGCCCTGCGGCTGGAGAGCGACGAGCACCACCGGCACAAGGACGTCTACGAGCACACGTTGATCGTCCTCGAGCAGGCGATAGACCTGGAGGAGGACGGCCCCGACCTCGTGCTGAGGCTCGCGGCGCTGCTGCATGACATCGGCAAGCCGCGCACCCGCCGCTTCGAGAAGGACGGCCGCGTCTCGTTCCACCACCACGAGGTGGTCGGAGCGAAGATGACGAAGAAGCGCATGACGGCCCTGAAGTACTCCAACGAGCTGGTGAAGGACGTCTCACGGCTGGTCGAACTCCACCTGCGCTTCCACGGGTACGGCATGGGCGAGTGGACGGACTCCGCGGTGCGTCGCTACGTCCGGGACGCCGGATCGCTCCTGGAGCGCCTCCACAAGCTGACCCGCTCGGACTGCACCACGCGGAACAAGCGCAAGGCGGTATCGCTCTCGCGGGCGTACGACGGACTGGAGGAACGCATCGCCCAGCTGAAGGAGAAGGAGCAGCTGGACGCGATCCGCCCCGACCTCGACGGCAACCAGATCATGGAGATCCTGGGCGTCGGCCCTGGCCCCGCCATCGGCAACGCGTACAAGCATCTGCTGGAGCTGCGCCTGGAGCACGGGCCGATGGAACACGACGCGGCCGTGAACGCCCTCAAGCAGTGGTGGGCCGAGCAGGGCTGA
- a CDS encoding LppU/SCO3897 family protein codes for MSTPPPQGQNPFAQQGQQPYGQPQGQAPYPPQGGYPQPGAAPYGAVPPEPPRRKVSFKLIKNIVIVVAVIGAAIFAYISSQDDANTAAVGDCMHRGSSSDNDPDLEVVKCDSSQAQYIVLAKVKGTFTELTADSKCKAEAKDFQYSYTETGDGSNFLLCLKDYAKK; via the coding sequence GTGTCGACTCCGCCGCCCCAGGGCCAGAACCCGTTTGCGCAGCAGGGCCAGCAGCCCTACGGCCAGCCCCAGGGCCAGGCGCCCTACCCGCCGCAGGGCGGCTACCCCCAGCCGGGTGCTGCTCCCTACGGCGCCGTTCCTCCCGAGCCGCCGCGCCGCAAGGTCAGCTTCAAGCTGATCAAGAACATCGTCATCGTGGTCGCGGTCATCGGTGCGGCCATCTTCGCCTACATATCGAGCCAGGACGACGCCAACACGGCAGCGGTCGGCGACTGCATGCACCGCGGCAGCAGCAGCGACAACGACCCCGACCTCGAGGTCGTCAAGTGCGACTCGTCGCAGGCGCAGTACATCGTGCTCGCGAAGGTCAAGGGCACGTTCACGGAGCTCACGGCCGACAGCAAGTGCAAGGCCGAGGCCAAGGACTTCCAGTACTCGTACACGGAGACCGGCGACGGCAGCAACTTCCTGCTCTGCCTGAAGGACTACGCGAAGAAGTAA
- a CDS encoding MFS transporter has product MAVVRDLRVLLRFGNFRRLLAVRLLSQSADGVYQVALATYVVFSPEKQTSATAIASAMAVLLLPYSLVGPFAGVLLDRWRRRQVLLHGNLLRALLASATAALMVGQVPDWLFYASALCVTAVNRFVLAGLSAALPRVVDGERLVMANSLSPTAGTLAAVAGGGLAFVVRLVVADSDAAVVLLACALYLCAALMSLSMAADLLGPDRAPARPPLAAALRGTVRGFSAGVRHLSEPRRSEAAWALVSISLMRFCYGALTVMVLMLCRYAWSSDPDDGLALLGVAVGVSGAGFFVAAVVTPAAVGRLGPLRWIVVCSAAAMVLEPLLMLPFARTAAFVAAFVLGLATQGAKIATDTVVQSRVEDGFRGRIFSFYDVLFNVAFVGAAAISALMLPPDGRSAALVVTISVIYGANACAMARFVRRRVSHE; this is encoded by the coding sequence ATGGCCGTCGTCCGTGATCTGCGCGTCCTGCTGCGCTTCGGGAACTTCCGTCGCCTGCTCGCCGTGCGGTTGCTCTCCCAGAGCGCGGACGGCGTCTACCAGGTCGCGCTCGCCACCTACGTCGTGTTCTCCCCGGAGAAGCAGACGTCGGCCACCGCGATCGCCTCCGCCATGGCGGTCCTGCTTCTGCCCTACTCACTGGTCGGCCCCTTCGCCGGCGTCCTCCTGGACCGCTGGCGACGTCGGCAGGTCTTGCTCCACGGCAACCTGCTGCGCGCTCTGCTGGCGTCCGCGACCGCCGCCCTGATGGTCGGCCAGGTGCCCGACTGGCTCTTCTACGCCTCCGCGCTGTGCGTCACCGCGGTCAACCGCTTCGTCCTCGCCGGACTGTCCGCGGCCCTTCCGCGCGTGGTCGACGGCGAGCGCCTGGTGATGGCCAACTCCCTTTCGCCGACGGCCGGGACGCTGGCAGCCGTCGCGGGCGGTGGTCTCGCCTTCGTCGTCCGGCTCGTGGTCGCGGACTCCGATGCAGCGGTGGTGCTGCTGGCGTGCGCGCTGTACCTGTGCGCCGCGCTCATGTCCCTGTCCATGGCAGCGGATCTGCTCGGGCCCGACCGTGCGCCGGCCCGGCCCCCACTGGCCGCCGCGCTCAGAGGCACCGTCCGCGGCTTCTCGGCCGGCGTGCGGCATCTGTCCGAGCCGCGGCGCAGCGAGGCCGCATGGGCGCTCGTCTCGATCTCATTGATGCGGTTCTGCTACGGCGCACTGACCGTCATGGTGCTGATGCTGTGCCGGTACGCCTGGTCGTCCGACCCGGACGACGGGCTGGCCCTGCTGGGGGTCGCGGTGGGCGTCTCCGGAGCCGGCTTCTTCGTCGCGGCGGTGGTGACGCCCGCGGCGGTGGGACGGCTGGGCCCACTCCGCTGGATCGTCGTCTGCTCCGCGGCGGCCATGGTCCTGGAACCCCTGCTGATGCTCCCCTTCGCCCGGACCGCCGCGTTCGTCGCCGCGTTCGTGCTGGGGCTGGCCACCCAGGGCGCGAAGATCGCCACCGACACCGTCGTCCAGTCCCGTGTGGAGGACGGCTTCCGCGGCCGGATCTTCTCTTTCTACGACGTTCTGTTCAACGTCGCGTTCGTCGGCGCCGCCGCAATCTCCGCCCTGATGCTGCCGCCTGACGGCCGTTCCGCTGCGCTGGTGGTCACGATCTCCGTTATCTACGGAGCAAATGCTTGCGCTATGGCCCGCTTTGTACGTCGCCGTGTGTCACATGAATGA
- a CDS encoding inositol-3-phosphate synthase has product MGSVRVAIVGVGNCAASLVQGVEYYKDADPATKVPGLMHVQFGDYHVGDVEFVAAFDVDAKKVGLDLSDAIGASENNTIKICDVPSKGVTVQRGHTLDGLGKYYRETIEESAETPVDVVQILKDRQVDVLVCYLPVGSEDAAKFYAQCAIDAKVAFVNALPVFIAGTKEWADKFTEAGVPIVGDDIKSQVGATITHRVMAKLFEDRGVRLERTMQLNVGGNMDFKNMLERDRLESKKISKTQAVTSQIPDRDLGEKNVHIGPSDYVAWLDDRKWAYVRLEGRAFGDVPLNLEYKLEVWDSPNSAGVIIDALRAAKIAKDRGIGGPILSASSYFMKSPPVQYFDDEAYANVEKFIRGEVER; this is encoded by the coding sequence ATGGGTTCGGTTCGCGTAGCCATCGTCGGCGTGGGCAACTGCGCGGCATCGCTGGTGCAGGGCGTCGAGTACTACAAGGACGCCGACCCGGCGACCAAGGTGCCGGGCCTGATGCACGTGCAGTTCGGGGACTACCACGTCGGTGACGTCGAGTTCGTCGCGGCTTTCGACGTCGACGCGAAGAAGGTCGGCCTCGACCTCTCGGACGCCATCGGCGCCAGCGAGAACAACACCATCAAGATCTGCGACGTCCCGAGCAAGGGCGTCACGGTCCAGCGCGGCCACACCCTGGACGGTCTCGGCAAGTACTACCGCGAGACCATCGAGGAGTCCGCCGAGACCCCGGTCGACGTGGTCCAGATCCTCAAGGACCGGCAGGTCGACGTCCTCGTCTGCTACCTGCCCGTCGGCTCCGAGGACGCGGCGAAGTTCTACGCCCAGTGCGCCATCGACGCCAAGGTCGCGTTCGTCAACGCCCTCCCGGTCTTCATCGCCGGCACCAAGGAGTGGGCGGACAAGTTCACCGAGGCGGGCGTCCCGATCGTCGGCGACGACATCAAGTCCCAGGTCGGCGCCACCATCACGCACCGTGTGATGGCGAAGCTGTTCGAGGACCGCGGTGTCCGACTCGAGCGCACCATGCAGCTCAACGTCGGCGGCAACATGGACTTCAAGAACATGCTGGAGCGCGACCGCCTCGAGTCCAAGAAGATCTCGAAGACGCAGGCCGTCACCTCGCAGATCCCCGACCGCGATCTGGGCGAGAAGAACGTCCACATCGGCCCCTCGGACTACGTGGCCTGGCTGGACGACCGCAAGTGGGCGTACGTCCGCCTCGAGGGCCGTGCCTTCGGTGACGTCCCCCTGAACCTCGAGTACAAGCTCGAGGTGTGGGACTCCCCGAACTCCGCGGGTGTCATCATCGACGCCCTGCGCGCCGCGAAGATCGCGAAGGACCGCGGCATCGGCGGCCCGATCCTGTCGGCGTCGAGCTACTTCATGAAGTCCCCGCCGGTCCAGTACTTCGACGACGAGGCCTACGCCAACGTCGAGAAGTTCATCCGCGGCGAGGTCGAGCGCTAG